A window of the Streptomyces formicae genome harbors these coding sequences:
- a CDS encoding cupin domain-containing protein, translating to MLDAASWAGRLGGDTFLAQTYQRSYAHFPGTADTAGLFSWDDLNRIIATQRLEPPRLRLSVDGELVPLHRYAIPTTNRRAVTWSRIQPSDFHAQLRDGASLVLDAVEKIHPAVGGAAEGLERFLGTSVQANVYASWTEREGFGRHWDDHDVVVVQLHGSKRWRLYGMTREAPTFRDVESPEEPEGDPVADLVLSPGDVLYLPRGWWHAVTADQGTESLHLTFGMVPHTGADLLLWVVDQLRASLALRRDIPRFGSLAEQSDFVAAMRREVADMMADPRLVERWAESIDTTDLGHAIPSLPYVDGLPARREITVKLTAPRGRLTPNRAQGTVTLSAAGTAWDFAESAAPALGTLLTNQPTTLGEMADSAGLEVKDVAELVSVLIDGHAVAVVGTAL from the coding sequence ATGCTTGATGCAGCCTCGTGGGCGGGGCGTCTGGGCGGGGACACGTTCCTCGCCCAGACGTACCAGCGCTCCTACGCGCACTTCCCCGGCACCGCCGACACGGCGGGCCTGTTCTCCTGGGACGACCTGAACCGGATCATCGCCACACAACGGCTGGAGCCGCCCCGGCTGCGCCTGTCCGTCGACGGCGAGTTGGTTCCCCTTCACCGCTACGCGATCCCGACCACGAACCGCCGCGCGGTCACCTGGTCCCGCATCCAACCGTCCGACTTCCACGCCCAGCTCAGAGACGGGGCGTCGCTGGTCCTCGATGCGGTGGAGAAGATCCACCCCGCCGTGGGCGGGGCAGCCGAGGGGCTGGAACGCTTCCTCGGGACTTCCGTACAGGCCAACGTGTACGCCTCGTGGACCGAGCGAGAGGGCTTCGGCCGACACTGGGACGACCACGATGTCGTCGTGGTCCAGTTGCACGGCTCGAAGCGGTGGCGCTTGTACGGGATGACCCGTGAGGCACCCACCTTCCGGGACGTGGAGTCGCCCGAGGAGCCGGAAGGCGACCCGGTGGCGGACCTCGTTCTGTCCCCCGGTGACGTGCTCTACCTACCGCGCGGCTGGTGGCACGCGGTCACCGCTGACCAAGGGACAGAATCCCTTCACCTCACGTTCGGCATGGTCCCGCACACAGGGGCCGACCTGCTGCTCTGGGTCGTCGATCAGCTTCGGGCGTCCCTCGCGCTGCGCAGGGACATTCCGCGCTTCGGCTCGCTGGCGGAACAGTCGGACTTCGTCGCCGCCATGCGCCGTGAGGTGGCCGACATGATGGCGGACCCCCGCCTTGTGGAGCGGTGGGCGGAGTCGATCGACACGACCGACCTGGGCCACGCGATTCCCTCGCTGCCTTACGTGGACGGGCTCCCCGCACGGAGGGAGATCACGGTCAAGCTCACGGCTCCGAGGGGTCGCCTGACGCCGAACCGCGCACAGGGCACGGTCACCCTCTCGGCAGCCGGTACCGCCTGGGACTTCGCCGAGTCCGCAGCGCCCGCGCTGGGCACGCTGCTGACCAACCAGCCGACCACGCTCGGCGAGATGGCCGACTCCGCCGGACTGGAGGTCAAGGACGTGGCCGAACTGGTCTCCGTCCTCATCGACGGCCATGCCGTCGCAGTCGTGGGGACCGCGCTGTGA
- a CDS encoding helix-turn-helix domain-containing protein: MTFDPEQLGQPKQELAALLKELRKRAGLTGDRLARRCNMSQSKISRIENGKVLPSLLDLERILRAVVAPPEVIEEVIALARLANTEWQDLRSLRRRGLEKKQTELAALESSSTEFRFFLLSMITGLLSTPDYIRASLAHSPADVTKTIARKLERQEVLYDTTKRFTFILTEQAVRWPLLPPTAMALQIDRLASLTHLANVKLGIIPIAGCKPMAPMDTFTVYDNTLATVENTTGVVILRDPRDIEMHLDLFSTLEGYALFDEEARALLVSWSAACRS, from the coding sequence GTGACGTTCGACCCTGAACAGTTGGGGCAGCCAAAGCAGGAACTGGCGGCCCTGCTGAAAGAACTGCGCAAGCGAGCCGGCCTCACTGGGGACCGGCTCGCTCGGCGTTGCAACATGTCCCAATCGAAGATCAGTCGGATCGAGAACGGGAAAGTCCTGCCAAGCCTGCTCGACCTGGAAAGAATCCTCCGGGCTGTCGTTGCTCCGCCCGAGGTCATCGAGGAGGTGATTGCCCTCGCGAGACTGGCTAACACCGAGTGGCAAGACCTTCGCTCGCTTCGCCGGAGAGGGCTAGAGAAGAAGCAGACCGAACTTGCCGCCCTGGAATCATCGTCTACGGAGTTCCGTTTCTTTCTGCTGTCGATGATTACCGGGCTCCTGTCCACGCCCGATTACATTAGGGCCAGCCTTGCCCACTCTCCCGCCGATGTCACTAAGACGATCGCGAGGAAGCTGGAGCGGCAGGAAGTTCTTTACGACACGACGAAGCGGTTCACTTTCATCCTCACCGAGCAGGCTGTCAGGTGGCCACTCCTGCCCCCGACTGCGATGGCGTTGCAGATTGACCGGCTGGCTTCGCTGACCCACCTGGCGAATGTGAAACTCGGCATCATCCCGATAGCGGGATGCAAGCCGATGGCTCCGATGGACACGTTCACCGTCTACGACAACACCCTGGCCACCGTTGAGAACACCACCGGTGTCGTGATCCTGAGAGATCCAAGAGACATCGAAATGCACCTGGATTTGTTCTCCACGCTGGAGGGCTATGCGCTTTTCGATGAGGAAGCCAGGGCCCTATTGGTGTCATGGTCAGCTGCCTGCCGTTCATGA
- a CDS encoding DUF6879 family protein has translation MHLDGDAWNDCFDSMEREAWRLETLPVYTMPQEAEKLKRFLAGEKSPDDYASGWMDEVRQWTLEGKSVGRVHVVTRPLSDYLRFEFEYYYRHHVKVGEDIRILDVTDRENPGLPDQDFWMFDESKVVLMNYRADGTQINRELYEGDPESYRQWKRIAVAESVPFLEYVSGDVRP, from the coding sequence GTGCACTTGGATGGTGACGCGTGGAATGACTGCTTCGATTCCATGGAGCGAGAGGCGTGGCGGCTGGAGACGCTGCCTGTCTACACCATGCCCCAGGAAGCGGAGAAGTTGAAGCGCTTTCTCGCCGGGGAGAAGTCGCCCGACGATTACGCCTCGGGCTGGATGGACGAGGTCCGGCAATGGACCTTGGAAGGAAAGAGTGTCGGCAGGGTCCATGTCGTGACGCGCCCGCTCTCGGATTACCTCCGGTTCGAGTTCGAGTACTACTACCGGCATCACGTCAAGGTCGGCGAAGACATCCGTATTCTGGACGTCACCGACCGTGAAAACCCCGGACTGCCGGATCAGGACTTTTGGATGTTCGATGAGTCCAAGGTAGTCCTGATGAATTACCGGGCGGACGGAACCCAGATCAATCGGGAACTGTACGAGGGTGACCCGGAGTCATACCGACAGTGGAAGCGGATTGCTGTTGCCGAGTCGGTTCCATTCCTGGAGTACGTGAGCGGTGACGTTCGACCCTGA
- a CDS encoding TIGR03960 family B12-binding radical SAM protein, producing MSAESVFPQLEALLPHVQKPIQYVGGELNSTVKPWESCDVRWALMYPDAYEVGLPNQGVMILYEVLNEREGVLAERTYSVWPDLEALMREHGVPQFTVDSHRPVSAFDVFGLSFSTELGYTNMLTALDLSGIPLEAKDRTVDDPIVLAGGHAAFNPEPIADFIDCAVIGDGEQAVLEITEIIRAWKAEGRPGGREELLFRLARTGGVYVPGFYDVEYLPDGRIGRVVPNKSGVPWRVSKHTVMDLDEWPYPKQPLVPLAETVHERMSVEIFRGCTRGCRFCQAGMITRPVRERSITGIGEMVDKGLKATGFEEVGLLSLSSADHSEIGDIAKGLADRYEDDKIGLSLPSTRVDAFNIDLANELTRNGRRSGLTFAPEGGSERIRKVINKMVSEEDLIRTVATAYGNGWRQVKLYFMCGLPTETDDDVLQIADMATKVIQKGREVSGSNDIRCTVSIGGFVPKPHTPFQWAPQLSAEGTDDRLEKLRDKIRGDKKYGRSIGFRYHDGKPGIVEGLLSRGDRRIGAVIRAVYEDGGRFDGWREHFSYDRWMACAEKTLPAFGVDVDWYTTRERAYEEVLPWDHLDSGLDKDWLWEDWQDALDETEVEDCRWTPCFDCGVCPQFDTWPQTGPTGKKLLPLSVKK from the coding sequence ATGTCTGCCGAGTCGGTCTTCCCACAGCTCGAAGCTCTGCTCCCGCATGTGCAGAAGCCCATCCAGTACGTCGGTGGTGAGCTGAACTCCACGGTCAAGCCGTGGGAGAGCTGCGACGTGCGCTGGGCGCTCATGTACCCGGACGCGTACGAGGTCGGACTGCCCAACCAGGGCGTCATGATCCTCTACGAGGTACTGAACGAACGGGAGGGCGTCCTCGCCGAGCGCACCTACAGCGTCTGGCCGGACCTCGAAGCCCTGATGCGCGAGCACGGCGTCCCCCAGTTCACCGTGGACAGCCACCGGCCGGTCAGCGCCTTCGACGTGTTCGGCCTGAGCTTCTCCACCGAGCTCGGCTACACCAACATGCTCACGGCCCTCGACCTCTCCGGCATCCCGCTGGAGGCCAAGGACCGCACCGTCGACGACCCGATCGTGCTCGCGGGCGGCCACGCCGCCTTCAACCCCGAGCCGATCGCGGACTTCATCGACTGCGCCGTCATCGGCGACGGTGAGCAGGCCGTCCTGGAGATCACCGAGATCATCCGCGCCTGGAAGGCCGAGGGCCGCCCCGGCGGCCGCGAGGAACTCCTCTTCCGCCTCGCCAGGACCGGAGGCGTCTACGTCCCGGGCTTCTACGACGTCGAGTATCTGCCCGACGGCCGCATCGGCCGCGTCGTGCCGAACAAGTCCGGCGTGCCGTGGCGCGTCTCCAAGCACACCGTCATGGACCTCGACGAGTGGCCGTACCCCAAGCAGCCGCTCGTCCCGCTCGCCGAGACCGTCCACGAGCGGATGTCCGTCGAGATCTTCCGCGGCTGCACCCGCGGCTGCCGCTTCTGCCAGGCCGGCATGATCACCCGCCCCGTGCGGGAGCGCAGCATCACCGGCATCGGCGAGATGGTCGACAAGGGCCTCAAGGCGACCGGCTTCGAGGAGGTCGGCCTGCTGTCGCTGTCCTCCGCCGACCACAGCGAGATCGGCGACATCGCCAAGGGTCTCGCCGACCGGTACGAGGACGACAAGATCGGCCTCTCCCTCCCGTCCACCCGCGTCGACGCCTTCAACATCGACCTGGCCAACGAGCTGACCCGCAACGGCCGCCGCTCGGGTCTGACGTTCGCCCCCGAGGGCGGCTCCGAGCGCATCCGCAAGGTCATCAACAAGATGGTCTCGGAGGAGGACCTGATCCGGACCGTCGCCACCGCGTACGGCAACGGCTGGCGCCAGGTGAAGCTGTACTTCATGTGCGGCCTGCCGACCGAGACCGACGACGACGTGCTCCAGATCGCCGACATGGCGACCAAGGTGATCCAGAAGGGCCGCGAGGTCTCCGGCTCGAACGACATCCGCTGCACGGTCTCCATCGGCGGCTTCGTGCCGAAGCCCCACACCCCCTTCCAGTGGGCCCCGCAGCTCTCCGCCGAGGGGACCGACGACCGCCTGGAGAAGCTCCGCGACAAGATCCGCGGCGACAAGAAGTACGGCCGCTCCATCGGCTTCCGCTACCACGACGGCAAGCCCGGCATCGTCGAGGGCCTTCTCTCCCGCGGCGACCGCCGCATCGGCGCCGTCATCCGCGCCGTCTACGAGGACGGCGGCCGCTTCGACGGCTGGCGCGAGCACTTCTCGTACGACCGCTGGATGGCCTGCGCCGAGAAGACGCTGCCGGCCTTCGGCGTGGACGTCGACTGGTACACGACGCGCGAGCGTGCGTACGAAGAGGTCCTGCCCTGGGACCACCTGGACTCCGGCCTGGACAAGGACTGGCTCTGGGAGGACTGGCAGGACGCCCTCGACGAGACCGAGGTCGAGGACTGCCGCTGGACGCCGTGCTTCGACTGCGGTGTCTGCCCGCAATTTGATACATGGCCACAAACGGGCCCGACGGGTAAGAAGCTGCTCCCGCTCTCGGTCAAGAAGTAG
- a CDS encoding CYTH and CHAD domain-containing protein produces MADTKREIERKYEAGTDTELPDLTGVPGVGDIVGKGVAELDAVYHDTTGLRLAADGITLRRRTGGGDEGWHLKFPVSAGIRDEIRSPLSDALPRAFAGLVRSRTRGAELVPVVRLLSSRDIHHLLDEQGELLAELSVDSVRAERLTDGGGTASWTEIEVELADDADPAILDAVDKQLRKAGLSPSAATSKLARALEETGPAVPQPTEGEATGAKAEKAPKAAKAAKAVRDSGARLGPKDAGEYVLAYLREQRDAIIALDPAVRRDLPDAVHQMRVATRRMRSAFKTFRKVVDRGVTDPLGDELKWLAGELGAARDQEVLAERLRDRIDALPRTLVLGPVRGRLRIWATAHRADARRRSVAVLDTDRYLALLDSLDALLDAPPLLKDATAGPADALPKAVIKDYGRLSARVDHALGLPAGHDRDTAMHDARKAAKRARYAAEAATPALGKPAKRFAKAMKAVQTVLGDHQDSVVARDTIRDLGIQAHAAGETAFTWGLLFGHEEASAADRERELPGVWENASRPALRQALAG; encoded by the coding sequence ATGGCGGACACGAAGCGAGAGATCGAGCGGAAGTACGAAGCCGGCACCGACACCGAGCTGCCCGACCTGACCGGCGTGCCCGGGGTCGGCGACATCGTCGGCAAGGGCGTGGCCGAGCTGGACGCCGTGTACCACGACACCACGGGGCTGCGTCTCGCCGCCGACGGGATCACCCTGCGGCGGCGCACGGGCGGCGGCGACGAGGGCTGGCACCTGAAGTTCCCGGTCTCCGCCGGCATCCGCGACGAGATCCGCTCCCCGCTCTCCGACGCCCTGCCGCGCGCGTTCGCCGGACTCGTACGCTCCCGCACGCGCGGCGCCGAACTCGTCCCCGTCGTCCGCCTGCTCTCCTCGCGCGACATCCACCACCTCCTGGACGAGCAGGGCGAGCTCCTCGCCGAGCTGTCCGTCGACTCCGTACGGGCCGAGCGTCTCACCGACGGCGGCGGCACCGCCTCCTGGACCGAGATCGAGGTCGAGCTGGCCGACGACGCCGACCCGGCGATCCTGGACGCCGTGGACAAGCAGCTCCGCAAGGCGGGCCTCAGCCCTTCCGCCGCGACGTCGAAGCTCGCTCGGGCGCTGGAGGAGACGGGGCCCGCCGTGCCGCAGCCCACGGAGGGCGAGGCCACCGGAGCCAAGGCGGAGAAGGCTCCCAAGGCGGCGAAGGCCGCGAAGGCCGTCCGGGACAGTGGCGCGCGGCTCGGTCCCAAGGACGCCGGTGAATACGTGCTCGCGTATCTCAGGGAGCAGCGGGACGCCATCATCGCGCTGGACCCCGCCGTACGCCGCGACCTGCCCGACGCCGTCCACCAGATGCGCGTCGCCACCCGCCGGATGCGCAGCGCCTTCAAGACCTTCCGCAAGGTCGTCGACCGCGGCGTCACCGACCCGCTCGGCGACGAGCTCAAGTGGCTCGCCGGTGAGCTCGGGGCCGCCCGGGACCAGGAGGTCCTCGCCGAACGGCTGCGCGACCGCATCGACGCCCTGCCCAGGACGCTGGTCCTCGGGCCCGTCCGCGGCAGGCTGCGGATCTGGGCCACCGCGCACCGCGCCGACGCGCGGCGCCGCTCCGTCGCCGTACTCGACACCGACCGCTATCTCGCCCTGCTCGACTCCCTCGACGCGCTCCTCGACGCTCCGCCGCTGCTCAAGGACGCCACCGCCGGGCCCGCCGACGCCCTGCCCAAGGCCGTGATCAAGGACTACGGCCGTCTCTCGGCCCGCGTCGACCACGCCCTCGGCCTCCCCGCCGGCCATGACCGCGACACCGCCATGCACGACGCCCGCAAGGCCGCCAAGCGCGCCCGGTACGCGGCCGAGGCGGCCACCCCCGCCCTCGGCAAGCCGGCCAAACGGTTCGCCAAGGCCATGAAGGCCGTCCAGACGGTCCTCGGCGACCACCAGGACAGCGTCGTCGCCCGTGACACCATCCGCGACCTCGGGATCCAGGCCCACGCGGCCGGCGAGACCGCGTTCACCTGGGGACTTCTGTTCGGCCACGAGGAAGCGTCGGCCGCCGACCGGGAGCGTGAGCTGCCGGGCGTCTGGGAGAACGCCTCCCGGCCCGCCCTCCGGCAGGCCCTGGCGGGCTGA
- a CDS encoding IS630 family transposase → MLQSWVRRRSSAQSLALRSRIVLECAEGHAIAEVARRLRITTDTVRTWRRRFLERRLDGLCDEPRPGVPRKITDADVERVIVKTLEETPKNATHWSTRSMAASTGMSQSAISRIWRAFGLQPHRAETFKLSKDPLFVDKVRDVVGLYLDPPERALVLCVDEKSQIQALDRSQPVLPMMPGVPERRSHDYVRAGTTTLFAALDTATGKVIGSLHRRHRATEFKKFLIKLDREVPRELDVHLILDNYVTHKVPAVKKWLAAHPRFHLHFTPTGSSWLNLVERWFAELTTKKLRRGVHRSVQALERDIRTWLADWNTNSRPFTWTKTADEILDKVATYCRRISDSGH, encoded by the coding sequence ATGTTGCAGTCGTGGGTGCGTCGTCGTTCGAGTGCCCAGTCGTTGGCGTTGCGTTCGCGGATCGTGTTGGAGTGTGCCGAAGGGCATGCGATCGCGGAGGTCGCCCGGCGGTTACGGATCACCACGGACACGGTCCGCACCTGGCGGCGGCGCTTCCTCGAGCGCCGACTGGACGGCTTGTGCGACGAACCGCGACCCGGTGTGCCACGCAAGATCACCGACGCAGATGTCGAGCGGGTGATCGTCAAGACACTCGAGGAGACACCGAAGAATGCCACTCACTGGTCGACCCGGTCCATGGCCGCGTCCACCGGTATGTCGCAGTCGGCGATCTCCCGGATCTGGCGGGCATTCGGACTCCAGCCGCACCGGGCCGAGACGTTCAAGCTGTCCAAGGACCCGCTGTTCGTGGACAAGGTCCGCGACGTGGTGGGGCTGTATCTCGATCCGCCGGAGCGGGCACTGGTCCTGTGCGTGGACGAGAAGTCCCAGATCCAGGCCCTGGACCGCTCCCAGCCGGTTCTGCCGATGATGCCCGGGGTGCCCGAGCGCCGCAGCCACGACTACGTGCGTGCGGGCACCACCACACTCTTCGCCGCCCTGGACACGGCAACGGGTAAGGTCATCGGCTCACTGCACCGTCGGCACCGGGCAACGGAGTTCAAGAAGTTCCTGATCAAGCTCGACCGCGAGGTGCCCCGCGAGCTTGACGTGCACCTGATCCTGGACAACTACGTCACCCACAAGGTGCCGGCCGTCAAGAAGTGGCTGGCCGCCCATCCACGCTTCCACCTGCACTTCACACCGACCGGATCCTCGTGGCTGAACCTGGTGGAGCGGTGGTTCGCCGAACTCACCACCAAGAAACTCCGCCGAGGTGTCCACCGCTCCGTCCAGGCTCTCGAACGCGACATCCGCACCTGGCTCGCCGACTGGAACACCAACTCACGGCCCTTCACCTGGACCAAAACAGCCGACGAAATCCTCGACAAAGTCGCAACATACTGCCGACGAATCTCCGACTCAGGACACTAG
- the rodA gene encoding rod shape-determining protein RodA yields the protein MAGTNSFSVARYAPDRGPWARLTARDSMLRRLDWPMLLSAIALSLIGALLVWSATRNRTELNQGDPYYFLFRHLLNTGIGIALMAGTVWLGHRTLRGAVPVLYGISVLLVMLVLTPLGATINGAHAWIVIGAGFSLQPSEFVKITIIVGMAMLLAAQVDAGDQVHPDHRTVAKALGLAVVPMVIVMLMPDLGSVMVMVVIVLGVLLASGASNRWVLGLIGTGVAGGILVTFLGLLDEYQINRFAAFANPELDPAGVGYNTNQARIAIGSGGLLGTGLFKGSQTTGQFVPEQQTDFVFTVAGEELGFLGAGFILLLLGVVLWRACRIARETTELYGTIVAAGIIAWFAFQSFENIGMTLGIMPVAGLPLPFVSYGGSSMFAVWVAVGLLQSIRVQRPISA from the coding sequence ATGGCCGGAACCAACAGCTTCTCCGTCGCCCGCTACGCCCCCGACCGCGGACCCTGGGCCAGGCTCACCGCCCGTGACTCGATGCTGCGCCGGCTCGACTGGCCGATGCTGCTCTCCGCGATCGCCCTCTCGCTCATCGGCGCGCTCCTCGTCTGGTCGGCGACGCGCAACCGCACCGAGCTCAACCAGGGCGACCCGTACTACTTCCTCTTCCGGCACCTGCTGAACACCGGAATCGGCATCGCCCTGATGGCCGGCACCGTCTGGCTCGGCCACCGCACCCTGCGCGGAGCCGTACCGGTCCTCTACGGCATCTCGGTGCTGCTCGTCATGCTCGTGCTCACCCCGCTCGGCGCGACCATCAACGGCGCCCACGCGTGGATCGTCATCGGCGCGGGCTTCTCGCTCCAGCCCTCCGAATTCGTGAAGATCACGATCATCGTGGGCATGGCGATGCTGCTGGCCGCCCAGGTCGACGCGGGCGACCAGGTCCACCCCGACCACCGCACCGTCGCCAAGGCGCTCGGCCTGGCGGTCGTCCCCATGGTGATCGTCATGCTGATGCCCGACCTCGGCTCGGTCATGGTGATGGTCGTGATCGTGCTCGGCGTGCTGCTCGCCTCCGGCGCATCCAACCGCTGGGTGCTCGGGCTCATCGGCACCGGCGTGGCGGGCGGCATCCTGGTCACCTTCCTCGGACTCCTCGACGAGTACCAGATCAACCGCTTCGCGGCCTTCGCCAACCCCGAACTCGACCCCGCGGGCGTCGGCTACAACACCAACCAGGCACGCATCGCCATCGGCTCCGGCGGACTGCTCGGCACCGGCCTCTTCAAGGGCTCACAGACGACCGGCCAGTTCGTGCCCGAGCAGCAGACGGACTTCGTCTTCACGGTGGCGGGCGAGGAGCTCGGCTTCCTCGGCGCAGGCTTCATCCTCCTCCTGCTCGGCGTGGTGCTCTGGCGCGCCTGCCGGATCGCCCGCGAGACCACCGAGCTGTACGGCACCATCGTCGCCGCCGGGATCATCGCCTGGTTCGCCTTCCAGTCCTTCGAGAACATCGGCATGACGCTCGGCATCATGCCGGTCGCCGGGCTTCCACTGCCCTTCGTGTCCTACGGCGGCTCGTCGATGTTCGCGGTATGGGTGGCGGTCGGCCTGCTCCAGTCCATCAGGGTCCAGCGGCCGATAAGTGCCTAG
- the mrdA gene encoding penicillin-binding protein 2 has protein sequence MSNIPETGRTPRVQIRLVIIQVLVFSLFATLGGRLWYLQIRNGDEYAKEASGNGVQQVVQPAVRGSILDARGVPLADNETRLVVSASRTELLKMKDDGKGVLTRLAGILGMKPKDVMDKVRLCDSETPQPCWNGSPYQPIPVTDEATTQQALQIRERAEDFPGITAEPTAVRRYAAPGKANTSQVLGYLSPVTDEELEKAKNTDSPFLRSDQVGRSGLERTYDKELRGKAGVTRYEVDNLGRVIGQAKADKAEPGANVVTSIDARVQAVAEWELNNAMKEARKVFDDNTNTNYKADSGAVVVMEAKTGRVVAMASLPTYDPNAWVGGISAKDYAKLTGKKSNFPLLNRAIQGQAAPGSIFKVVPTTAAVNAGYDFKGRYPCPSSYSIGNQVFKNFESQGHGSITLGQALEVSCDTVYYALAHQQWRKDGGLKPKQSPADWFYKTAHQFGLGAETGIDLPNEVTGRVPDRRWKQQFWEANKDYWCKIGKKGGSYIQQLSYENCLEGNLMRAGDSVNYSIGQGDTLVTPIQMATIYAAISNGGTLWNPTVGKAVVSPDGKHIREIKPKSHGKLPMDVKTQKLMDEALAGVATRGTAAWRFGGWPQDKIPMRAKTGTAEVHGKQTTSWFATYTDDYSIVMTISQGGTGSGASGPAVRNIYNALYGLDMEGNQDLKKALLPKPQKALPKIQPDGSIDAPKIEPYAPPKPDEGGTQALMGPPPATGRRD, from the coding sequence GTGAGCAACATTCCCGAGACCGGACGGACGCCCCGCGTCCAGATCCGCCTCGTCATCATCCAGGTCCTGGTCTTCTCCCTCTTCGCCACGCTCGGCGGCCGCCTCTGGTACCTCCAGATCCGCAACGGCGACGAGTACGCCAAGGAGGCGTCCGGCAACGGCGTCCAGCAGGTCGTCCAGCCCGCCGTCCGCGGCTCCATCCTCGACGCCCGCGGTGTCCCGCTCGCCGACAACGAGACCCGCCTCGTCGTCTCCGCGTCCCGCACCGAGCTGCTGAAGATGAAGGACGACGGCAAGGGCGTCCTCACCCGGCTCGCCGGCATCCTCGGCATGAAGCCGAAGGACGTCATGGACAAGGTCCGGCTCTGCGACTCCGAGACCCCGCAGCCCTGCTGGAACGGTTCCCCCTACCAGCCGATCCCCGTCACCGACGAGGCCACCACCCAGCAGGCCCTCCAGATCCGCGAGCGCGCCGAGGACTTCCCCGGCATCACCGCCGAACCCACCGCCGTACGCCGCTACGCCGCGCCCGGCAAGGCCAACACCTCGCAGGTGCTCGGCTATCTCTCGCCCGTCACCGACGAGGAGCTGGAGAAGGCCAAGAACACCGACTCGCCGTTCCTCCGCTCCGACCAGGTCGGCCGCTCCGGACTCGAGCGTACGTACGACAAGGAGCTGCGCGGCAAGGCCGGCGTCACCCGCTACGAGGTCGACAACCTCGGCCGGGTCATCGGCCAGGCCAAGGCCGACAAGGCCGAGCCCGGCGCCAACGTCGTCACCTCCATCGACGCCCGCGTCCAGGCGGTCGCCGAATGGGAGCTCAACAACGCGATGAAGGAAGCCCGCAAGGTCTTCGACGACAACACCAACACCAACTACAAGGCCGACTCCGGCGCCGTCGTGGTGATGGAGGCGAAGACCGGCCGGGTGGTGGCGATGGCCTCGCTGCCCACCTACGACCCCAACGCCTGGGTCGGCGGCATCTCCGCCAAGGACTACGCCAAGCTCACCGGCAAGAAGTCCAACTTCCCGCTGCTCAACCGGGCCATCCAGGGCCAGGCCGCCCCCGGCTCGATCTTCAAGGTCGTCCCGACGACCGCCGCGGTCAACGCCGGATACGACTTCAAGGGCCGCTATCCCTGCCCGAGCTCGTACTCCATCGGCAACCAGGTCTTCAAGAACTTCGAGTCCCAGGGCCACGGCAGCATCACCCTCGGCCAGGCCCTGGAGGTCTCCTGCGACACCGTCTACTACGCCCTCGCCCACCAGCAGTGGAGGAAGGACGGCGGACTCAAGCCGAAGCAGAGCCCGGCCGACTGGTTCTACAAGACCGCGCACCAGTTCGGCCTCGGCGCCGAGACCGGCATCGACCTGCCCAACGAGGTCACCGGCCGCGTCCCCGACCGCCGCTGGAAGCAGCAGTTCTGGGAGGCCAACAAGGACTACTGGTGCAAGATCGGCAAGAAGGGCGGCAGCTACATCCAGCAGCTGTCCTACGAGAACTGCCTCGAAGGCAACCTGATGCGCGCCGGTGACTCGGTCAACTACTCCATCGGCCAGGGCGACACGCTCGTCACCCCCATCCAGATGGCCACCATCTACGCCGCCATCTCCAACGGCGGCACGCTCTGGAACCCGACCGTCGGCAAGGCGGTCGTCAGCCCGGACGGCAAGCACATCCGCGAGATCAAGCCCAAGTCCCACGGCAAGCTCCCGATGGACGTCAAGACGCAGAAGCTGATGGACGAGGCCCTCGCCGGAGTCGCCACCCGCGGTACGGCCGCCTGGCGGTTCGGCGGCTGGCCCCAGGACAAGATCCCGATGCGCGCCAAGACCGGTACGGCCGAGGTCCACGGCAAGCAGACGACCTCCTGGTTCGCCACGTACACCGACGACTACTCGATCGTCATGACCATCTCCCAGGGTGGTACCGGCTCCGGCGCCTCGGGACCCGCCGTCCGCAACATCTACAACGCGCTCTACGGCCTCGACATGGAAGGCAACCAGGACCTGAAGAAGGCCCTGCTGCCCAAGCCGCAGAAGGCGCTGCCGAAGATCCAGCCCGACGGTTCCATCGACGCCCCGAAGATCGAGCCGTACGCCCCGCCCAAGCCGGACGAGGGCGGCACGCAAGCGCTCATGGGCCCGCCCCCCGCGACCGGCCGGAGGGACTGA